In Miscanthus floridulus cultivar M001 chromosome 5, ASM1932011v1, whole genome shotgun sequence, one genomic interval encodes:
- the LOC136454588 gene encoding uncharacterized mitochondrial protein AtMg00810-like, whose translation MGPLHFLGVSVQRRGDRLFLSQRQYMLDILDRAGMSHCKPSSTPVDTHSRLSADGVLVADPSQYRSLARALQYLTFTRLDIAYAVQQVCLYMHDPREPHLSALKRILRYLQGTLDLGLHLHRTSPTDLTVYTDAD comes from the coding sequence ATGGGGCCTCTTCATTTTCTGGGTGTTAGTGTTCAGCGCAGAGGTGACAGATTATTTCTCTCTCAGAGACAGTACATGCTGGACATTCTGGACCGCGCCGGTATGAGTCACTGCAAGCCGAGCAGCACTCCTGTGGACACTCACTCCAGGCTTTCTGCTGATGGTGTTTTAGTCGCTGATCCAAGTCAGTATCGCAGTCTTGCCAGAGCTCttcagtacctcaccttcaccaGACTAGACATTGCGTATGCTGTTCAGCAGGTCTGCCTGTACATGCATGACCCCCGGGAACCTCATTTGAGCGCTCTGAAGCGCATTCTCCGGTACCTTCAAGGTACATTGGATCTCGGTCTACACCTCCACCGGACCTCTCCAACTGATCTCACTGTCTACACCGATGCAGATTGA
- the LOC136454590 gene encoding uncharacterized protein — protein MNYTVLTWIYCTIHADLQQSMMNRKPNAHGAWIYLENEFLGQHESRALLLSVEFRTAKQGSASITDFCRHLETMAATLSDFGDPIGDQTLVLTLLRGLNGKFWPMVSNLKMQQPFPTFEEACTLHLLEEIDIDDVAASEAAGESDPPASSATTALVTAPRPPAGYSYTGQCQGGHADHGQGGYAGPS, from the coding sequence ATGAACTACACCGTGCTCACTTGGATCTACTGCACCATCCATGCTGATCTCCAGCAGTCGATGATGAACCGCAAGCCAAACGCGCACGGCGCGTGGATCTACCTCGAGAACGAGTTCCTCGGCCAGCACGAATCCCGCGCCCTACTGCTCTCGGTGGAGTTCCGCACGGCGAAACAGGGGTCGGCCTCCATCACCGACTTCTGCCGCCATCTTGAAACGATGGCGGCAACCCTCAGTGACTTTGGCGATCCGATCGGGGATCAGACCTTGGTCCTCACTCTCCTTCGCGGGCTCAATGGCAAGTTCTGGCCCATGGTCTCCAACCTCAAGATGCAGCAACCCTTCCCCACCTTCGAGGAGGCTTGCACGCTCCACCTGCTCGAGGAGATCGACATCGATGATGTTGCTGCAAGTGAAGCCGCTGGGGAATCAGACCCGCCGGCATCCTCTGCGACAACCGCACTCGTCACTGCCCCACGCCCTCCTGCTGGGTACTCCTACACAGGCCAGTGCCAGGGCGGCCATGCCGACCATGGCCAGGGCGGCTACGCCGGCCCCAGCTAG